A single region of the Vicia villosa cultivar HV-30 ecotype Madison, WI linkage group LG4, Vvil1.0, whole genome shotgun sequence genome encodes:
- the LOC131596149 gene encoding zinc finger protein CONSTANS-LIKE 12-like isoform X1, translated as MFAETGLLFPYLQNYSHEFQQLEEYCMTQKSNASMSDLVQSSAMSEFDLFVEGDLFKAPETIMEEPEMDLDPMQAMSMISCGEDMSSQGLKSSDIENVLQNEQLLSEVYYECKKDLLEKANIESPLSEILEIKIPALNIEENTVQENKPIPDVLLPKSVSSGSLSSMDWMHGAAMKPAFLDFPGIDFNAVYGMRRAFSEGDIKTLGNGNISVGQSTLERPFLHTNCTSEQRQEKLSRYRNKKTRRNFGRKIKYACRKALADSQPRIRGRFAKTEELDVKRQ; from the exons ATGTTTGCAGAAACTGGCCTTCTCTTCCCTTACCTACAGAATTACTCCCATGAGTTTCAACAACTTGAAGAGTACTGCATGACTCAAAAATCCAATGCTTCAATG AGTGACCTTGTTCAATCATCTGCAATGTCGGAATTTGATTTATTTGTAGAGGGAGATCTGTTCAAAGCGCCTGAGACGATTATGGAAGAACCGGAGATGGACCTTGATCCTATGCAAGCCATGTCAATGATATCATGTGGCGAAGATATGTCGTCTCAGGGTCTAAAATCTTCGGATATTGAAAATGTACTTCAAAATGAACAGCTTTTAAGTGAGGTATACTATGAGTGCAAAAAAGATCTCTTGGAAAAGGCAAATATAGAGTCACCTCTATCTGAAATTCTCGAAATCAAGATTCCTGCTCTGAACATCGAGGAGAATacggttcaagaaaacaaaccaATTCCTGATGTACTATTACCAAAGAGTGTTAGTTCGGGAAGTTTGAGTTCAATGGATTGGATGCATGGAGCTGCAATGAAGCCTGCTTTCCTTGATTTCCCTGGAATCGATTTCAACGCGGTTTATGGCATGCGGAGGGCGTTTAGTGAAGGTGATATAAAG ACTCTTGGAAATGGTAACATCAGTGTTGGCCAATCTACTCTCGAGAGGCCTTTTCTTCACACCAACTGTACGAGTGAGCAACGTCAAGAAAAACTCTCTAGATATAGGAATAAGAAGACAAGGAGAAACTTTGGAAGGAAAATAAAG TATGCTTGCAGGAAAGCGCTGGCTGACAGTCAACCAAGAATCCGTGGAAGATTCGCGAAAACGGAGGAACTTGATGTCAAGAGGCAATGA
- the LOC131596149 gene encoding zinc finger protein CONSTANS-LIKE 12-like isoform X2 — protein MSEFDLFVEGDLFKAPETIMEEPEMDLDPMQAMSMISCGEDMSSQGLKSSDIENVLQNEQLLSEVYYECKKDLLEKANIESPLSEILEIKIPALNIEENTVQENKPIPDVLLPKSVSSGSLSSMDWMHGAAMKPAFLDFPGIDFNAVYGMRRAFSEGDIKTLGNGNISVGQSTLERPFLHTNCTSEQRQEKLSRYRNKKTRRNFGRKIKYACRKALADSQPRIRGRFAKTEELDVKRQ, from the exons ATGTCGGAATTTGATTTATTTGTAGAGGGAGATCTGTTCAAAGCGCCTGAGACGATTATGGAAGAACCGGAGATGGACCTTGATCCTATGCAAGCCATGTCAATGATATCATGTGGCGAAGATATGTCGTCTCAGGGTCTAAAATCTTCGGATATTGAAAATGTACTTCAAAATGAACAGCTTTTAAGTGAGGTATACTATGAGTGCAAAAAAGATCTCTTGGAAAAGGCAAATATAGAGTCACCTCTATCTGAAATTCTCGAAATCAAGATTCCTGCTCTGAACATCGAGGAGAATacggttcaagaaaacaaaccaATTCCTGATGTACTATTACCAAAGAGTGTTAGTTCGGGAAGTTTGAGTTCAATGGATTGGATGCATGGAGCTGCAATGAAGCCTGCTTTCCTTGATTTCCCTGGAATCGATTTCAACGCGGTTTATGGCATGCGGAGGGCGTTTAGTGAAGGTGATATAAAG ACTCTTGGAAATGGTAACATCAGTGTTGGCCAATCTACTCTCGAGAGGCCTTTTCTTCACACCAACTGTACGAGTGAGCAACGTCAAGAAAAACTCTCTAGATATAGGAATAAGAAGACAAGGAGAAACTTTGGAAGGAAAATAAAG TATGCTTGCAGGAAAGCGCTGGCTGACAGTCAACCAAGAATCCGTGGAAGATTCGCGAAAACGGAGGAACTTGATGTCAAGAGGCAATGA